The window ttgcattttaagaaacaataaacttttaaatattttaactaCATCgaaatgcaaaattactaattaaatatgaaaaagacCACAATTAAAATTGTTGTCTTAGGCCTCAAACTATATTGATTTGTCATGTATATATCAATACACTATTAGTGAGGGTATTAAGAAGGAAAGAAATTCCAACAAGTTGGACCTCTTTGCCCAGATGATGGTACAAAGAAAATATGACTCTCCATGTTAAATGATGTGACATAGATATACTTTtacatttgtaatatttaatttaagtaataaaatatattcattaaaaaaaaaaaaaaaaaaaaaaaaacaataaagggCGGACTTTTTCTTGATTATGAGACAAGTTTTATAGAATGCGAGGTATTGGTCAAAAGCATAGATAAAATAATTGCTCAGAAGACTCATTCATTGAGCAGAAAGAATTGGTCAGTAGCACACAGAAAATAATTGCTCATATCCAACGACTCATTCATTGACCATAAAGAATGAGTAAGAGTGAAAGACACACCAAAAAGTATAAAAGAAAGGTAATGTAGCAAATCATGTTTCAGTAGACCAAGTTGTGTTTCATATGatagtataaaaaattcaaGTCTTTGCCTTGTTGACCGGCACACACTGTTCTAGACGCTTGATTTTGGCTTGTTTCCTCGTCTATTCCTTAGACACTATTCTCATGATAGCAATACATGACCTAATAGCCTTTGGATTCCtccttttgattttttcttcattttgaacATTTCCTCACATGTTTCGAAAACTCACAGCAAGTTCTTCCCATGATCATAGATGGTTCAGCCTCAAAAGTGTATATAAGAATGTGTAACAACAATGTTGAAGTGCAATTCAAGTTAGCAAACAAGCTTGCTAGAACTTGATTCCATTTCTCACAACAATTTTATCATGAGGAAATCTGAAGACCTTGAGCAAGTTTTCCATTACTTTGATGAAGATGGTGATGGGAAAGTATCAGCCTCCGACTTGAGACATGGCTTGAGTCTTATGGGTGGAGACCTATTTTCAAAAGAGATTGAGGTCGCAATGGAGGCATTGGATTCTGATGGAGATGGTTTCTTGGGTTTAGAAGATTTTATTGGGCTAATggaaggaggagaagaggaagagaagatAAAGGATTTGAGAGAGGCTTTTGCAATGTATGATATGGAAGGTTGTGGCTTTATTACACCCAAGAGTTTGAAAAGAATGCTCAGCAGATTGGGTGACTCAAAGTCGATTGAAGAGTGCAGAGTGATGATCAATCAGTTTGATTTGAATGGAGATGGTGTGCTTAGTTTTGAAGAATTTAGAATTATGATGCTGTAATCATTTTAGACATCCCCTGTGTGATGATTAGATTTTTAATGTGTGTATCAATATTTCTTTCAATTCACCAGTTTCTAAAATATACAGGCATCCCCTGAGTGATGATTAGATTTTTAATGTGTGTATCAATATTTCTTTCAATTCACCAGTTTCTAAAATATACAGTTGCAATGTTGTTTTCAACTGAATTTTATTAGTGTTAATTATTCTTTACTAGTATTATTTCATAGTATAAAGTGTAAAAAgaatttcttattataaaatggGTGGTATTTCTTCCATTAACATTTATTAAATGTTATGACACATTATCCCTCTTCTAGTGTATGGTCTTGTAATTATGTAGGACGCATGTactatgagaagaaaaatgttatatataaatgtataaGATACGTTCTCTTCATTTACACCTTTAACATATGCTATACTTACTCTCTCTTGAAGGGGTTGTACAAGAAGTGCTTTATGAAGGCATTAACACCTTGTGTTTTTCCTGTGTCCGAGTGGGGCACCGACTTGAAGGGTGTCCGTACACTATCACGGAAAAGGAATAAGCACCGATGGTGCCTGGGGGTGCTAGCTCTGCTACTAAAAGCGCTGATAGTTTCGAAGAGGCTGGGGACGATGCCCTAGAGGTTAGAAAGGTGATGGATGATTTGATAGGTGATGGGAAGGAGACGTATGGCCCCTGGTTGCTTGTTAGGAGGAAAAAAGCAGGAGCAAAGGCTGGGGGGTCTCGAAATCCAATCCATGGAGTGGGCGTGGGCCCAGGCAAAAGGTATTTTCGTAAGTCTGAGGATTCAGCAAAAAAGGTCCACATGGCACATGATAGGCCACCCTCTAGTGCAAGGACTGGGCCTATGGATGGGGCTAAAGAGGTAGGACAGAGTCCAGTTCTCTCTCAGCTAAAGATAGGAAAAAGCATCCGTCTAA of the Quercus robur chromosome 10, dhQueRobu3.1, whole genome shotgun sequence genome contains:
- the LOC126701989 gene encoding calcium-binding protein CML37-like; protein product: MRKSEDLEQVFHYFDEDGDGKVSASDLRHGLSLMGGDLFSKEIEVAMEALDSDGDGFLGLEDFIGLMEGGEEEEKIKDLREAFAMYDMEGCGFITPKSLKRMLSRLGDSKSIEECRVMINQFDLNGDGVLSFEEFRIMML